A genomic window from Lotus japonicus ecotype B-129 chromosome 1, LjGifu_v1.2 includes:
- the LOC130731280 gene encoding uncharacterized protein LOC130731280, whose translation MSDGALQILDGTHLRNLDLSLPDDPTLTGAHILDIAHSRVSASLFALPLSDALKASALTRLHLPDADAFLSAEYDHDKAAEVLRDYIAAIADELKDNPIVASILDGSTISLLLEDEDDFAMLAENLFTDLDVKDKGKISKSEIRNALVQMGAEMGVPPFSEFPLLNDILKKHGADGEEELGQAQFAQLLQSVLQDLEPELSKKNVVVVQNIQIINGSKLRQLLANEPELNSIVERALQEKPEPADGLGSTETIIRGFLEKNAKELGLPLSEADSAVALLYDTVFADVVKEKDGEGLDKEELAKLMKDVLEKFAEQLEFNPVYQDFP comes from the exons ATGTCAGACGGAGCATTGCAAATACTCGACGGAACTCACCTCCGAAACCTCGATCTATCCCTCCCCGACGACCCCACACTCACCGGAGCTCACATACTCGACATTGCCCACTCCCGAGTCTCCGCTTCCCTCTTCGCCCTCCCTTTATCTGACGCGCTCAAAGCCTCCGCACTCACGCGCCTCCACCTCCCCGACGCCGACGCTTTCCTCTCCGCCGAGTATGACCACGACAAGGCCGCTGAAGTTCTCAGAGACTACATCGCCGCCATCGCTGATGAACTCAAAG ATAATCCTATTGTTGCATCAATTTTGGATGGAAGTACCATTAGTTTGCTGTTAGAGGATGAGGATGATTTTGCCATGTTGGCAGAAAATCTGTTCACTGACTTAGATGTTAAGGATAAGGGGAAAATCAGCAAGAGTGAAATTCGGAATGCTCTCGTTCAGATGGGAGCTGAGATGGGTGTTCCTCCTTTCTCAG AATTTCCTCTGCTAAATGACATACTGAAAAAACATGGGGCGGATGGAGAAGAAGAGTTGGGCCAGGCCCAATTTGCACAGCTTCTGCAATCTGTCTTGCAAGATCTGGAACCGGAACTTTCCAAAAAGAATGTTGTTGTCGTCCAGAATATACAAATCATAAATGGCTCTAAGCTAAGACAG TTATTGGCCAATGAACCAGAGTTAAACAGCATTGTGGAGAGGGCATTGCAGGAAAAACCCGAGCCAGCAGATGGCTTGGGGAGCACAGAAACAATAATAAGAGGCTTCCTTGAGAAAAACGCTAAGGAGTTGGGTTTACCACTATCTGAAGCTGACAGTGCAGTTGCTCTTCTTTATGATACTGTTTTTGCTGATGtagtaaaagaaaaagatgGTGAAGGTTTAGATAAAGAAGAGTTGGCAAAACTTATGAAGGATGTCCTAGAGAAATTTGCAGAGCAACTTGAGTTTAATCCTGTTTATCAGGACTTCCCTTGA
- the LOC130731279 gene encoding ammonium transporter 2 member 4-like — protein MALPSNLLPDEASPEWLNKGDNAWQLTAATLVGLQSIPGLVILYGSLVKKTWAVNSAFMAFYAFAMVLLCWVAWGFCMSFGEKLVFFLGKPGVALDENFLLGKAFLGMFPNATMVLFQGVFAGITLILIAGALLGRMNIRAWMMFVPLWVSLSYSVTAFSIWCPDGWLAKLGVIDFAGGYVIHLSAGVAGFTAAYWVGPRPEKEREMFPANNMILVLAGAGLLWMGWSGFNGGAPFAASTVASLAILNTHVCTSASIVVWVLLDTFYFGKPTVFGAVQGMITGLVCITPAAGVVQGWAAILMGLISGSIPWYTMMILHNKVPFLKQIDDPMAVFHTHAVAGALGGILTGFFAVPKLCRLFYMVPDWEKYIGLAYGLQNGATQAGLKQMGIQVVAIVFVICFNFVSTTLICLLVRLMVPLRLDSDELQGDKAMHGEEAFNLHGGGGDHHAVKFEKVKHNKVYDTPEFSFINESTSSVFVNLQMV, from the exons ATGGCACTTCCTTCAAACCTATTACCGGATGAGGCAAGCCCGGAGTGGCTGAACAAAGGGGACAATGCGTGGCAGCTCACAGCTGCTACACTGGTTGGCCTCCAGAGCATTCCTGGGCTCGTGATCCTATACGGAAGCCTGGTGAAGAAGACATGGGCTGTGAACTCTGCTTTCATGGCCTTCTACGCCTTTGCCATGGTTCTCCTATGCTGGGTGGCGTGGGGTTTCTGCATGTCGTTTGGCGAGAAACTCGTTTTCTTCTTGGGAAAACCTGGGGTGGCATTGGATGAGAATTTCCTCTTAGGGAAAGCTTTCTTGGGGATGTTCCCCAATGCTACTATGGTGCTTTTTCAAGGCGTGTTTGCAGGAATTACGTTGATCTTGATAGCCGGTGCGTTGCTTGGAAGGATGAACATTCGCGCGTGGATGATGTTTGTTCCACTTTGGGTTAGTTTGTCGTATAGTGTCACTGCGTTTAGCATTTGGTGCCCTGATGGGTGGTTGGCGAAGCTTGGTGTCATTGATTTTGCTGGCGGTTATGTTATTCACCTCTCTGCTGGAGTTGCTGGTTTCACTGCAGCTTATTGG GTTGGTCCACGGCCAGAgaaggagagagaaatgttTCCAGCAAACAACATGATTTTAGTGCTTGCGGGCGCTGGCCTGCTTTGGATGGGTTGGAGTGGATTTAACGGTGGAGCTCCCTTCGCGGCTAGCACAGTGGCATCGCTGGCTATTCTCAACACACACGTATGTACCTCCGCTAGCATTGTTGTGTGGGTTCTGCTCGACACTTTCTACTTTGGCAAACCCACTGTTTTTGGTGCAGTACAGGGCATGATCACTGGCCTTGTTTGCATTACACCCGCCGCAG GAGTTGTGCAGGGGTGGGCAGCGATCTTGATGGGTTTGATTTCAGGAAGCATTCCCTGGTACACCATGATGATACTCCACAACAAGGTCCCTTTCTTAAAGCAAATTGACGACCCCATGGCGGTGTTCCACACCCACGCCGTAGCCGGGGCTCTCGGCGGCATTCTCACCGGCTTCTTCGCCGTGCCTAAGCTATGCCGTCTCTTCTACATGGTGCCTGATTGGGAAAAGTACATTGGCCTCGCCTATGGCCTCCAGAACGGTGCAACTCAAGCGGGGTTGAAACAGATGGGGATCCAAGTTGTGGCCATTGTTTTCGTGATTTGCTTCAACTTTGTCTCCACTACCTTGATTTGCTTGCTTGTGAGGTTAATGGTTCCACTCAGGCTTGATTCTGATGAGTTGCAAGGTGACAAGGCAATGCATGGAGAGGAGGCTTTCAACTtgcatggtggtggtggtgatcatCATGCTGTGAAATTTGAGAAGGTGAAGCATAATAAGGTTTATGACACTCCAGAATTTTCATTCATTAACGAGTCAACGTCGTCAGTTTTTGTCAACCTTCAAATGGTGTGA